A stretch of the Salmo salar chromosome ssa20, Ssal_v3.1, whole genome shotgun sequence genome encodes the following:
- the mrpl28 gene encoding large ribosomal subunit protein bL28m, with amino-acid sequence MPLHKYPPKIWEAMKLKQGIYARLPKHYLCSLEETTQPTPVHWKALGVKYRANPKTGHKERVQDVPIPIYYPPESQDGLWGGEGWISGFRYANNDKLSTRLERVWKPQLFTRELYSEILNHKFTITVTARALDLIDAAYGFDFYILRTPKEDLNSKLGMDLRRAMLLRLAFKDTQLYPEDPAKREKIYTKYKQFEIPAEEAEWVGLSVEEAVEKQRQLEHKEPEPLFKSCVENLVKELAIQKLSEPQLVEKK; translated from the exons ATGCCTCTCCACAAGTACCCCCCAAAAATCTGGGAAGCCATGAAACTGAAGCAGGGGATCTATGCCCGCCTCCCCAAACACTACCTCTGCTCTCTGGAGGAGACCACGCAGCCCACCCCGGTCCACTGGAAGGCCCTGGGAGTCAAGTACAGGGCCAACCCTAAAACAGGGCACAAGGAGCGGGTACAAGACGTCCCCATCCCCATCTACTATCCCCCAGAGTCCCAGGATGGCCTATGGGGAGGCGAGGGATGGATATCAGGCTTCAGATATGCCAACAATGACAAA CTCTCCACCAGGCTGGAAAGAGTCTGGAAGCCACAGCTGTTTACCAGAGAGTTGTACAGTGAGATCCTCAACCACAAGTTCACCATCACCGTAACGGCTCGCGCCCTAGACCTCATTGATGCCGCCTACGGCTTTGACTTCTACATcctgagg ACACCAAAGGAGGACCTGAACTCCAAGCTAGGAATGGACCTGAGGCGGGCCATGCTCTTGAGGCTGGCCTTTAAAGACACCCAGCTCTACCCAGAGGACCCTGCCAAGAGGGAGAAGATCTACACCAAGTACAAA CAGTTTGAGATCCCTGCAGAGGAGGCTGAGTGGGTTGGCCTGAGTGTGGAAGAGGCCGTGGAGAAACAGAGACAACTGGAGCACAAG GAGCCAGAGCCTCTGTTCAAGAGTTGTGTGGAGAATCTGGTGAAGGAGCTGGCCATCCAGAAACTCTCTGAACCACAGCTGGTGGAGAAGAAGTAA